The following proteins are co-located in the Mesorhizobium australicum WSM2073 genome:
- a CDS encoding taurine ABC transporter ATP-binding protein has protein sequence MLHLVLDKISIHYDGQPAPAVEHVSIGVAKNDFVVLVGRSGCGKTSLLNVAAGLVIPARGSATVNGKPITGPGSDRAVVFQNDALFPWLTARENVAFALRLRGVRPAERARRADELLALVKLAEAGDKRIWELSGGMRQRVGLARALAAEPEFLLLDEPLGALDALTRERMQTTLLDLWTASHAGVLMVTHGIEEALVLATRIVVLAPGPGRVVRTFEPSFSRRYAAGEPIRAIKADPAFAAARGELTDAIFEGEAA, from the coding sequence ATGCTGCATCTCGTGCTCGACAAGATCTCCATCCACTATGACGGCCAGCCGGCACCCGCCGTCGAGCACGTGTCGATCGGCGTTGCCAAGAACGATTTCGTCGTCCTTGTCGGCCGCTCCGGCTGCGGCAAGACCTCGCTGCTCAACGTCGCCGCCGGCCTGGTCATACCGGCGCGCGGCAGTGCCACGGTCAATGGCAAGCCGATCACCGGGCCCGGTTCGGACCGGGCCGTGGTGTTCCAGAACGATGCGCTGTTTCCGTGGCTCACGGCGCGCGAGAACGTCGCCTTCGCGCTCAGGCTGCGCGGTGTGAGGCCAGCCGAACGGGCGCGCCGCGCCGATGAACTGCTGGCGCTGGTCAAGCTCGCTGAAGCCGGCGACAAACGCATCTGGGAGCTGTCCGGCGGCATGCGCCAGCGTGTCGGCCTTGCCCGGGCGCTCGCCGCCGAACCCGAATTCCTGCTGCTCGACGAGCCGCTCGGCGCGCTCGACGCGCTGACGCGCGAGCGCATGCAGACGACGCTGCTCGACCTTTGGACGGCAAGCCATGCCGGCGTGCTGATGGTGACGCACGGCATCGAGGAGGCGTTGGTGCTCGCCACCCGCATCGTCGTGCTGGCGCCCGGCCCGGGCCGCGTGGTGCGAACCTTCGAGCCGAGCTTCTCCAGGCGTTACGCGGCAGGCGAGCCCATTCGCGCCATCAAGGCCGATCCGGCCTTTGCGGCGGCGCGCGGCGAACTGACCGACGCGATCTTCGAGGGAGAGGCGGCATGA
- a CDS encoding ABC transporter permease subunit, with amino-acid sequence MTISSYTERPGSRTDETDGLSVPWSRPRAKRTGVSARMVSAATILAVLALWTLSARLQLVSPVFLPSPLAVWNKFIVVISDGFVDATLPQHVVASLGRVFAALVAAILVGVPVGLAIGISTVGRGIFDPLLEFLRPIPPLAYLPLVIIWFGIGEPSKILVIAIAMLAPVALSTASGVRGVSRERVNAARSLGATRRQVVRHVILPSALPSILTGLRIALGAGWSTLVAAELVAATRGLGFMIQSAAQFLVTDVVIMGILVIAAIAFVLEFTIRSIERVLVPWAGRE; translated from the coding sequence ATGACAATTTCCTCCTACACTGAACGGCCCGGTTCAAGGACAGACGAAACCGACGGCCTGTCGGTGCCCTGGTCGAGGCCACGGGCGAAACGGACGGGCGTTTCGGCGCGCATGGTCAGCGCCGCCACCATCCTGGCGGTGCTGGCGCTCTGGACACTGTCGGCCCGCCTGCAACTGGTGTCGCCGGTGTTCCTGCCCTCGCCGCTTGCCGTGTGGAACAAGTTCATCGTGGTCATCAGCGACGGCTTCGTCGACGCGACGCTGCCGCAGCATGTCGTCGCCAGTCTGGGCCGCGTCTTTGCCGCGCTGGTCGCCGCCATCCTGGTCGGCGTGCCGGTGGGGCTCGCCATAGGCATCAGCACGGTGGGGCGCGGCATCTTCGATCCGCTGCTCGAATTCCTGCGGCCGATCCCGCCGCTGGCCTATCTGCCTCTGGTCATCATCTGGTTCGGCATCGGCGAGCCGTCGAAGATCCTGGTGATCGCCATCGCCATGCTGGCGCCGGTCGCGCTGTCGACCGCCTCGGGCGTCCGCGGCGTCTCGCGGGAGCGCGTCAACGCCGCGCGTTCGCTTGGTGCGACTCGACGCCAAGTGGTCCGCCACGTGATCCTGCCCAGCGCCCTGCCCTCGATCCTGACCGGCCTGCGCATCGCGCTCGGCGCCGGCTGGTCGACACTGGTCGCGGCCGAGCTGGTGGCGGCGACGCGCGGGCTTGGCTTCATGATCCAGTCGGCGGCCCAGTTCCTCGTCACCGACGTGGTGATCATGGGCATATTGGTGATCGCGGCCATCGCCTTCGTGCTCGAATTCACCATCCGCAGCATCGAGCGCGTGCTGGTCCCATGGGCGGGGCGGGAATGA
- a CDS encoding septal ring lytic transglycosylase RlpA family protein, which yields MKTTKQTALVAVTIAAGLMVGASATSATAAAGQCGRASWYALHSRTASGERMNPSAMTAAHRTLPFGTKLRVTNKNNGRSVVVRINDRGPFIKGRVLDLSKGAAGQLGFIGSGQTSVCMARV from the coding sequence ATGAAGACCACGAAACAGACCGCGCTTGTCGCGGTAACGATCGCTGCTGGCCTGATGGTCGGCGCCTCCGCCACTTCGGCAACCGCCGCCGCCGGTCAGTGTGGCCGCGCTTCCTGGTACGCGCTGCACTCGAGGACCGCATCGGGCGAGCGTATGAACCCCTCGGCGATGACCGCCGCCCACCGCACGCTGCCTTTCGGCACCAAATTGCGGGTCACCAACAAGAACAACGGCCGCAGCGTCGTCGTGCGCATCAACGATCGCGGTCCCTTCATCAAGGGCCGGGTGCTCGACCTGTCGAAAGGCGCCGCCGGCCAGCTCGGCTTCATCGGCTCCGGGCAGACCTCCGTCTGCATGGCGCGCGTCTGA